A genomic stretch from Helianthus annuus cultivar XRQ/B chromosome 1, HanXRQr2.0-SUNRISE, whole genome shotgun sequence includes:
- the LOC110930627 gene encoding pollen-specific leucine-rich repeat extensin-like protein 4 — MCNIYHPLSTTSSLALPPPTTTTIINPPPPVIATYMQNRKLGIYAKPTATAPNPPPQPPVHLHPPPNGAATKAPTAVALNPPPQPPLHLHPTPLQLSHLPPQTKSSRVTAAYSDLDNKLHF, encoded by the coding sequence ATGTGTAATATCTACCACCCTCTCTCTACCACCTCCTCTTTAGCActaccacctcccaccaccactaccatcatcaacccaccaccaccagtgATAGCAACATATATGCAAAACAGGAAGCTGGGCATATATGCAAAACCCACCGCCACCGCACCTAACCCACCACCCCAACCACCCGTTCACCTCCACCCACCACCCAACGGTGCCGCAACCAAAGCACCCACCGCCGTCGCACtaaacccaccaccacaaccaccccttCACCTCCACCCAACGCCGCTACAACTAAGTCACTTACCGCCGCAAACCAAATCAAGCAGAGTCACAGCTGCATATTCAGACCTAGATAACAAATTGCATTTCTAA